Proteins co-encoded in one Acidovorax sp. 69 genomic window:
- a CDS encoding flagellin produces the protein MASTINSNVASLTAQRHLGASQASLNTSIQRLSSGLRINSAKDDAAGLAISERFTSQIKGLNQAVRNANDGISLAQTAEGALKASGDILQRVRELAVQSANATNSAGDRQALNQEVGQLVEELGRIAQTTEFNGQKLLDGTFGTQQFQVGANAGQTIVAAGANLRTTQYGNNRVTTTGPGLQYSPNHPFTFNGTLAGDTVAIKGSFGSANITYAVNASTKEIAESINQVAAQTGVRATAKTEVGVTFSAVGDYTLELRSDATSVETVSFGVSATQGANGLSSATAAINERTSKTGITATLNSASNGIMLTNATGNNIMIGEAVTNAGDVTMQKFARDGDQELVAVGAPVTMLTPNAANYNYVSSGYLVLDSEKSFGVDANGGTAMVDASATLRKVSDLDVSSVLKATDALQTADSALAFINGERAKLGALQSRFETSIANLQVTSENLSASRSRILDADFAAETANLSRSQILQQAGTAMVAQANQLPQGVLALLR, from the coding sequence ATGGCATCCACCATCAACAGCAATGTTGCGTCCTTGACGGCGCAGCGTCACCTGGGCGCCAGCCAGGCCTCGCTCAACACATCCATCCAGCGCCTGTCCTCGGGCCTGCGCATCAACAGTGCCAAGGACGATGCGGCCGGCCTGGCGATTTCCGAGCGATTTACCAGCCAGATCAAGGGCCTGAACCAGGCGGTGCGCAACGCCAACGACGGCATCTCGCTGGCCCAGACGGCAGAAGGCGCGCTCAAGGCTTCGGGCGACATCCTGCAACGGGTGCGGGAACTGGCCGTGCAGTCAGCCAACGCCACGAACAGCGCGGGTGATCGGCAAGCCCTGAACCAAGAGGTCGGCCAATTGGTGGAGGAGTTGGGCCGCATTGCCCAGACCACCGAGTTCAATGGCCAGAAGTTGTTGGACGGTACCTTCGGTACGCAACAGTTTCAGGTGGGCGCCAATGCAGGGCAGACCATCGTGGCTGCGGGAGCCAACTTGCGAACCACCCAGTATGGCAACAACCGAGTGACGACGACCGGCCCCGGACTGCAGTATTCGCCCAACCATCCTTTTACGTTCAATGGGACCTTGGCCGGTGATACGGTGGCGATCAAGGGCAGTTTCGGTAGCGCCAATATCACCTACGCGGTCAATGCCTCGACCAAAGAGATCGCCGAATCCATCAATCAGGTGGCGGCGCAGACAGGCGTGCGTGCCACTGCGAAAACGGAAGTGGGTGTCACTTTCTCTGCGGTGGGTGATTACACGCTGGAGCTGCGCTCGGATGCCACCTCTGTGGAAACCGTGAGCTTTGGTGTCTCAGCCACGCAGGGGGCCAATGGGCTTTCATCGGCCACCGCAGCCATCAATGAGCGCACCAGTAAAACGGGCATCACGGCTACCTTGAACAGCGCCAGCAACGGCATCATGCTGACCAATGCGACCGGCAACAACATCATGATTGGTGAGGCCGTCACCAATGCGGGCGATGTGACGATGCAAAAGTTCGCTCGCGATGGCGACCAGGAACTCGTTGCGGTGGGGGCTCCTGTGACCATGCTGACGCCCAATGCTGCCAACTACAACTATGTGTCCAGCGGCTATCTGGTCCTGGATTCCGAAAAGTCTTTTGGTGTTGACGCCAACGGCGGTACCGCGATGGTGGACGCGAGCGCCACACTGCGCAAGGTTTCGGATCTGGATGTGTCGTCGGTACTGAAGGCCACGGACGCATTGCAGACAGCGGATTCGGCCCTGGCGTTCATCAACGGTGAGCGTGCCAAGTTGGGTGCCCTGCAGTCCCGGTTTGAGACTTCGATTGCCAACTTGCAGGTGACGTCCGAGAACCTGTCGGCCTCACGCAGCCGCATTCTGGATGCCGACTTTGCGGCCGAAACGGCCAACCTCTCCCGCTCGCAGATCCTTCAACAGGCGGGCACGGCCATGGTGGCCCAAGCCAACCAGCTGCCTCAGGGCGTGCTGGCGTTGCTGCGCTAA
- a CDS encoding DUF4743 domain-containing protein: MNAAVQTPTFDQWLAGARQASQQPPVQPRQPLVVAGQVVGSVASGFLNQIRLERFIHKRYQLSETEHSPGRAWHLQASSADTTDALNTLAAALRDAGLCGPWRDEQLAVTNPAGEVVGTVERGAVRVLGVATRAVHLVGLAPDGRMWVQKRAMTKPNNPGLWDTLMGGMVSAADSLPQALARETWEEAGLRVEALADVAHGGQVLFSRPSREGGGAGFMVERIDWFCAQLPQGMEPDNQDGEVERFDLLPLEVVRERVAQGAFTLEAGLVIAGFLGV, encoded by the coding sequence GTGAACGCGGCTGTTCAGACACCCACGTTCGACCAGTGGCTGGCGGGGGCGCGCCAGGCGTCGCAGCAGCCCCCGGTCCAGCCACGCCAACCCCTGGTGGTGGCCGGGCAGGTGGTGGGCTCGGTGGCGTCAGGGTTTTTAAACCAAATCCGCCTTGAGCGCTTTATTCATAAGCGCTACCAGCTATCAGAAACAGAGCATTCTCCGGGCCGTGCATGGCATTTGCAGGCATCGTCCGCTGACACCACGGATGCCCTCAACACCCTGGCGGCCGCGCTGCGCGATGCGGGCCTGTGCGGCCCGTGGCGCGACGAGCAGCTGGCGGTGACCAACCCGGCGGGCGAGGTGGTCGGCACCGTGGAACGCGGGGCGGTGCGTGTGCTGGGCGTGGCCACCCGGGCCGTGCACCTGGTGGGCCTGGCGCCCGACGGCCGCATGTGGGTGCAAAAACGCGCGATGACCAAGCCCAACAACCCTGGGCTGTGGGACACGCTGATGGGTGGCATGGTCTCGGCCGCCGACTCACTGCCGCAGGCGCTGGCCCGCGAAACCTGGGAAGAGGCCGGTTTGCGGGTCGAGGCATTGGCCGACGTGGCCCACGGTGGTCAGGTGCTGTTCAGCCGCCCCAGCCGCGAGGGCGGTGGCGCGGGCTTCATGGTCGAGCGCATCGACTGGTTCTGCGCCCAGTTGCCTCAGGGCATGGAGCCCGACAACCAGGATGGCGAGGTCGAGCGTTTTGACCTGCTGCCTCTGGAGGTGGTGCGCGAGCGGGTGGCCCAGGGGGCGTTCACGCTGGAAGCTGGGCTGGTGATTGCGGGGTTTCTGGGGGTGTAG
- a CDS encoding quinone oxidoreductase translates to MSLAVQIRQHGGPEELHIVDVTVGEPGPGEVRIRHHAIGLNFIDVYHRTGLYPLTMPATIGMEGAGVIEAVGEGVAHLKVGDRAAYASNPPGAYCEVRVMPAKCVCKLPDAISFETGAAMMLKGLTAQYLLKKTLPVEGLQPGDHVLFHAAAGGVGLIASQWAKALGLQLIGTAGSDAKCQLALANGAAHAINYNTEDFAARVKEITGGKGVKVVYDSVGKDTWDKSLECLRPFGLMASFGNASGPVAPFAPGSLGAKGSLYVTRQTLFTHIATREATQAMADELFAVVASGQVKIHIDQRYPLADVQQAHRDLEARKTTGCTILTL, encoded by the coding sequence ATGAGCCTTGCCGTCCAGATCCGCCAGCACGGTGGTCCCGAAGAACTTCATATCGTTGACGTGACCGTGGGCGAGCCTGGCCCCGGTGAAGTCCGCATCCGCCACCACGCCATTGGCCTGAACTTCATCGACGTGTACCACCGCACCGGCCTGTACCCGCTCACCATGCCCGCCACCATCGGCATGGAAGGCGCGGGCGTGATCGAAGCCGTGGGCGAGGGCGTCGCGCACCTGAAGGTGGGCGACCGCGCCGCCTATGCCAGCAATCCGCCTGGCGCTTACTGCGAAGTGCGCGTGATGCCCGCCAAATGTGTGTGCAAACTGCCCGACGCCATCAGCTTCGAGACCGGCGCGGCCATGATGCTCAAGGGCCTGACGGCGCAGTACCTGCTCAAGAAGACCTTGCCCGTGGAAGGCCTGCAGCCTGGCGACCATGTGCTGTTCCACGCTGCTGCCGGTGGTGTGGGCCTGATTGCCAGCCAGTGGGCCAAGGCCTTGGGCCTGCAACTCATTGGTACGGCCGGGAGCGATGCCAAATGCCAACTGGCCCTGGCCAACGGTGCAGCGCATGCCATCAACTACAACACCGAAGATTTTGCGGCCCGGGTGAAGGAGATCACCGGTGGCAAGGGCGTGAAGGTGGTGTACGACTCGGTGGGCAAGGACACCTGGGACAAGTCGCTCGAATGCCTGCGCCCCTTTGGCCTGATGGCCAGTTTCGGCAATGCATCAGGCCCGGTGGCGCCGTTTGCGCCGGGCTCGCTGGGCGCCAAGGGTTCGCTGTACGTCACGCGCCAGACGCTGTTCACCCACATCGCGACGCGCGAGGCCACGCAGGCCATGGCCGATGAACTTTTTGCCGTGGTGGCCAGTGGGCAGGTGAAGATCCACATCGACCAGCGCTACCCGCTGGCTGATGTGCAGCAGGCGCACCGCGATCTGGAAGCGCGCAAAACCACCGGCTGCACCATCCTCACGCTGTGA
- the lspA gene encoding signal peptidase II encodes MVRPSLSGRSGAHMWPWLAWAVVLLAGDQITKTLILGHYQLGDATFITGFFNIVRAHNTGAAFSFLSDAGGWQRWLFTGIGAAATVFIVWQLRAHPGQKLFCFALSSILGGAVGNVVDRLMHGYVVDFLDFHWNFLAGMFPAGHFPAFNLADMAISVGAACLILDELLRVRRER; translated from the coding sequence ATGGTGCGCCCCTCACTGTCCGGGCGCTCCGGCGCCCACATGTGGCCCTGGCTGGCTTGGGCAGTAGTGCTCCTGGCGGGCGACCAGATCACCAAGACGCTGATCCTGGGCCACTACCAATTGGGCGACGCCACGTTCATCACGGGTTTCTTCAACATCGTGCGCGCCCACAACACAGGAGCGGCATTTTCGTTCCTGTCGGACGCGGGGGGATGGCAGCGCTGGCTGTTCACCGGCATCGGCGCAGCAGCCACGGTCTTCATCGTGTGGCAACTGCGTGCCCACCCAGGGCAAAAGCTATTTTGCTTTGCACTGTCCAGCATCCTCGGGGGTGCTGTGGGCAACGTGGTGGATCGGCTGATGCACGGATACGTGGTGGACTTTCTGGACTTCCACTGGAATTTCCTTGCCGGCATGTTCCCGGCCGGCCATTTTCCGGCCTTCAACCTGGCAGACATGGCCATCAGCGTAGGTGCAGCCTGCCTCATCCTGGATGAGCTTCTGCGGGTGCGGCGCGAGCGCTGA
- a CDS encoding Na/Pi cotransporter family protein, giving the protein MKHLLNLLAAVALLIWGTHLVRTGILRVFGANLRQLIAHSVSSRFTAVLSGIGVTAVVQSSTATALIVSSFVGQGLVGLPAALAVMLGADVGTSVMAVVFSMDLSWLSPLFIFVGVVLFISRKDTAVGRVGRVLIGLGLMLLALRLITESTTVLTQSPTVRTLLGALTSDLLLEIFTGAILAIVAYSSLATVLLTAALAGSGGIPADVALGLVLGANLGSGVLAVLTTMKANVQTRQVPLGNLFFKIIGVVIMTPLTGLWLQHVRPYVPETAALVVLFHLAFNVVVGIVCIGLTGTVARTVQRLLPVEKTQAAAGTRPQHLDPSALATPSLAISCAAREALHQADVVESMLLGLHKVIRTDDIKLAEDLRKLDDEVDGLYSAIKYYMTKISREALDEREGRRWADIISFTINMEQIGDIIERVLIDIEDKKIKKGRQFSEAGMEEINELHARLIDNLRLAMSVFLNGSVRDAQKLLEEKARFRDLEHAYSATHLARLSDNTVQSIETSSLHIDLISELKRINSLLCSVAYPILESAGALAPSRLKTMVDQA; this is encoded by the coding sequence ATGAAGCATCTCCTCAATCTCCTGGCAGCCGTGGCGCTGCTGATCTGGGGCACCCACCTGGTGCGTACCGGCATCCTGCGCGTGTTTGGCGCCAACCTGCGACAGCTGATTGCGCACAGCGTCAGCAGCCGGTTCACTGCGGTTCTGTCCGGCATCGGGGTCACGGCGGTGGTTCAGTCGAGCACCGCCACGGCGCTCATCGTTTCGTCCTTTGTGGGCCAGGGTCTGGTGGGTTTGCCTGCTGCGCTGGCGGTCATGCTGGGTGCCGACGTGGGCACCAGCGTGATGGCTGTGGTGTTTTCGATGGACTTGTCGTGGCTGTCGCCACTGTTCATCTTTGTGGGGGTCGTGCTGTTCATTTCGCGCAAGGACACGGCCGTGGGCCGCGTGGGCCGGGTGCTGATCGGCCTGGGGTTGATGCTGCTAGCCCTGCGCCTCATCACCGAGTCGACGACGGTCCTCACCCAGTCGCCCACCGTGCGCACGCTGCTGGGCGCACTGACCAGCGATTTGCTGCTGGAGATTTTCACCGGGGCCATTTTGGCCATCGTGGCGTATTCGAGCCTCGCCACCGTGCTGCTGACCGCTGCACTGGCAGGCTCGGGGGGCATCCCGGCCGACGTCGCGCTGGGCCTGGTGCTGGGCGCCAACCTGGGCAGCGGCGTACTGGCCGTGCTGACCACCATGAAGGCCAACGTACAGACGCGCCAGGTGCCGCTGGGCAACCTGTTCTTCAAGATCATCGGCGTGGTCATCATGACGCCGCTCACGGGCCTGTGGCTGCAGCATGTGCGCCCCTATGTGCCCGAAACCGCCGCACTGGTGGTGCTCTTTCACCTGGCCTTCAACGTGGTGGTGGGCATCGTCTGCATCGGCCTCACGGGGACCGTGGCCCGCACTGTGCAGCGCCTGCTGCCTGTGGAAAAAACACAGGCGGCCGCAGGCACCCGCCCCCAGCACCTTGACCCCTCCGCGCTGGCCACACCATCCCTCGCCATCTCCTGCGCCGCCCGCGAGGCACTGCACCAGGCCGACGTGGTCGAGTCCATGCTTTTGGGCCTGCACAAGGTGATTCGCACTGACGACATCAAGCTCGCCGAAGACCTGCGCAAGCTCGATGACGAGGTGGATGGCCTGTATTCGGCCATCAAGTACTACATGACCAAAATCTCGCGCGAGGCCCTGGACGAACGCGAGGGCCGCCGCTGGGCCGACATCATCAGCTTCACGATCAACATGGAGCAGATCGGCGACATCATCGAGCGTGTGCTCATCGACATCGAGGACAAGAAGATCAAGAAGGGCCGCCAGTTCTCCGAAGCCGGCATGGAAGAGATCAACGAGCTGCACGCCCGGCTGATCGACAACCTGCGGCTGGCGATGAGCGTGTTCCTCAACGGCAGCGTGCGCGATGCACAAAAGCTGCTGGAAGAAAAGGCGCGCTTTCGCGACCTGGAGCATGCGTACTCGGCCACCCACCTGGCGCGCCTGTCGGACAACACGGTGCAGAGCATCGAGACCAGCTCGCTGCACATTGACCTGATCAGCGAACTCAAGCGCATCAACTCGCTGCTGTGCTCGGTGGCCTACCCGATTCTTGAGTCTGCCGGGGCGCTGGCGCCCAGCCGGCTCAAGACGATGGTGGACCAGGCTTGA
- the ileS gene encoding isoleucine--tRNA ligase, whose translation MSDDNASTPSTASAAPPATDYRSTLNLPDTPFPMRGDLPKREPGWVKEWDDKGIYKRLRDARRGAPKFILHDGPPYANGQIHMGHAVNKILKDMITKARQLEGFDALYVPGWDCHGLPIENAIEKKHGRKLSRDDMQAKSRAFATEQIAQQMVDFQRLGVLGEWDNPYKTMNPANEAGEIRAFKRVIERGFVYRGLKPVYWCFDCGSSLAEFEIEYQDKGSTTLDVAFKSHEPAKLAAAFDLPALTKEAFVVIWTTTAWTIPANQALNLNPEISYALVDTGERILLVAEPLVASCLERYSLTGSVIATTLGKNLGGLEFEHPLYDVASEDGSFGYRRLSPVYLADYATADDGTGIVHSSPAYGLEDFNSCVAHGMALDDILNPVQGNGTYAADFPLFGGQHIWKAIPAIIEALRNAGRLMTTKDITHSYPHCWRHKTPVIYRAAAQWFVRMDEGEGVFTKAGEKPAKTLRQIALDAIEHTSFYPENGKTRLHDMIAGRPDWCISRQRSWGVPIPFFLHKDSGELHPRTMEILDQAADIVEKGGIEAWSRVTTEEILGAEDAACYTKSTDILEVWFDSGSTFSHVLRGTHPNVHHDTGPEADLYLEGHDQHRGWFHSSLLLASALEGRAPYRGLLTHGFTVDSQGRKMSKSLGNGIDPQEINKKLGAEIIRLWVAASDYSGDIAGDEKILARVVDAYRRIRNTLRFLLANVSDFDPATDAVPFDQMLEIDRYALTRAAEFQAEVLAHYRVYEFHPVVAKLQLYCSEDLGGFYLDVLKDRLYTTAPKSLARRSAQTALYQITHGMLRWMAPFLSFTAEEAWKVFGSSDSIFLETYGSMAGADEGLLAKWSRLREIRDVVNKEIEVLRAAGQVGSSLQAAVTLTAAPEDHALLASLGEDLKFVFITSAIEVVAGSALQTSVKASSDTKCERCWHYRSDVGQDAAHPTICGRCTSNLYGAGESRAHA comes from the coding sequence ATGTCCGACGACAACGCCAGCACCCCCTCCACAGCTTCCGCAGCGCCCCCCGCCACGGACTACCGCAGCACGCTGAACCTGCCCGACACCCCCTTCCCCATGCGCGGCGACCTGCCCAAGCGCGAGCCGGGCTGGGTCAAGGAGTGGGACGACAAAGGCATCTACAAACGCCTGCGCGACGCACGCCGGGGCGCGCCCAAGTTCATCCTGCACGACGGCCCGCCCTACGCCAACGGCCAGATCCACATGGGCCACGCGGTCAACAAGATCCTGAAGGACATGATCACCAAGGCGCGCCAGCTCGAAGGCTTTGACGCGCTGTATGTGCCCGGCTGGGACTGCCACGGCCTGCCGATCGAGAACGCCATCGAAAAGAAGCACGGCCGCAAACTGTCGCGCGACGACATGCAGGCCAAGAGCCGTGCGTTTGCCACCGAACAGATCGCGCAGCAAATGGTCGACTTCCAGCGCCTGGGTGTGCTGGGCGAATGGGACAACCCCTACAAGACCATGAACCCCGCCAACGAGGCGGGCGAGATCCGTGCGTTCAAGCGCGTGATCGAGCGCGGTTTTGTGTACCGTGGCCTCAAGCCCGTGTACTGGTGTTTTGACTGCGGATCGTCGCTGGCCGAGTTTGAGATCGAATACCAGGACAAAGGCAGCACCACGCTGGACGTAGCGTTCAAATCGCATGAGCCCGCCAAACTGGCAGCCGCATTTGACCTGCCCGCACTGACCAAAGAAGCCTTCGTGGTCATCTGGACCACCACCGCCTGGACCATCCCGGCCAACCAGGCGCTGAACCTGAATCCCGAGATCAGCTACGCGCTGGTCGACACCGGCGAGCGCATCCTGCTGGTGGCCGAGCCACTGGTCGCATCGTGCCTGGAGCGCTACAGCCTGACCGGCAGTGTCATTGCCACCACCCTGGGCAAAAACCTGGGCGGGCTGGAATTTGAACACCCGCTGTACGACGTGGCCAGCGAAGACGGCAGTTTCGGCTACCGGCGCCTGTCGCCCGTCTACTTGGCCGACTACGCCACGGCCGACGACGGCACCGGTATCGTGCACTCGTCGCCCGCCTACGGGCTGGAGGATTTCAACTCCTGCGTTGCGCACGGCATGGCGCTGGACGACATCCTGAACCCCGTGCAAGGCAACGGCACCTACGCAGCCGACTTCCCGCTGTTCGGTGGCCAGCACATCTGGAAAGCCATCCCGGCCATCATCGAAGCCTTGCGCAACGCGGGCCGCTTGATGACCACCAAGGACATCACCCACAGCTACCCGCACTGCTGGCGCCACAAGACGCCGGTGATCTACCGCGCCGCCGCGCAGTGGTTCGTGCGCATGGACGAAGGCGAAGGCGTATTCACCAAGGCCGGCGAAAAGCCCGCCAAGACACTGCGCCAGATCGCTCTCGACGCCATCGAGCACACCAGCTTCTATCCCGAAAACGGCAAGACCCGACTGCACGACATGATCGCCGGGCGGCCCGACTGGTGCATCTCGCGCCAGCGCAGCTGGGGCGTGCCCATCCCGTTCTTCTTGCACAAGGATTCGGGCGAACTGCACCCCCGCACCATGGAGATCCTGGACCAGGCGGCAGATATCGTGGAGAAGGGTGGCATCGAGGCTTGGAGCCGCGTGACCACGGAGGAAATCCTGGGTGCCGAAGACGCGGCTTGCTACACCAAGAGCACCGACATCCTGGAGGTGTGGTTCGACTCGGGCTCGACCTTCAGCCATGTGCTGCGCGGCACGCACCCCAACGTGCACCACGACACTGGCCCCGAGGCCGATCTGTACCTCGAAGGGCATGACCAGCACCGCGGCTGGTTCCATAGCTCGCTGCTGCTGGCCAGCGCACTCGAAGGCCGCGCGCCCTACCGTGGCCTGCTGACCCACGGCTTCACCGTGGACAGCCAGGGCCGCAAGATGAGCAAGTCGCTGGGCAACGGCATCGACCCGCAGGAGATCAACAAGAAGCTGGGCGCCGAAATCATCCGCCTGTGGGTGGCGGCCAGCGACTACTCGGGCGACATCGCGGGCGACGAGAAGATCCTGGCGCGTGTGGTGGATGCCTACCGCCGCATCCGCAACACGCTGCGGTTCCTGCTGGCCAACGTGAGTGACTTCGACCCGGCCACCGATGCCGTGCCGTTCGATCAAATGCTGGAGATCGACCGCTACGCGCTCACGCGCGCGGCCGAGTTCCAGGCCGAGGTGCTCGCGCATTACAGGGTGTACGAGTTCCACCCCGTGGTGGCCAAGCTGCAACTGTACTGCTCGGAAGACCTCGGTGGCTTCTACCTCGATGTGCTGAAAGACCGCCTGTACACCACGGCGCCCAAGAGCCTGGCGCGCCGCAGTGCACAAACGGCGCTGTACCAGATCACCCACGGCATGCTGCGCTGGATGGCACCGTTCCTGTCGTTCACGGCCGAAGAGGCGTGGAAGGTGTTTGGCAGCTCGGACTCGATCTTCCTGGAAACCTATGGCTCCATGGCGGGTGCCGACGAAGGTCTGCTCGCCAAGTGGTCGCGTCTGCGCGAAATCCGCGATGTGGTGAACAAGGAGATCGAAGTGCTGCGTGCGGCCGGTCAGGTGGGCTCGTCGCTGCAGGCGGCCGTCACCCTCACGGCAGCCCCCGAGGACCACGCCCTTCTGGCCAGCCTCGGCGAGGACCTGAAGTTCGTGTTCATCACCTCCGCTATTGAAGTGGTAGCTGGCAGCGCTTTACAGACAAGCGTCAAGGCCAGTTCTGACACCAAATGCGAGCGCTGCTGGCACTACCGCAGCGATGTGGGGCAGGATGCCGCCCATCCCACCATCTGTGGCCGCTGCACCAGCAACCTCTACGGGGCCGGCGAAAGCCGGGCGCACGCCTGA